The following proteins come from a genomic window of Loxodonta africana isolate mLoxAfr1 chromosome 19, mLoxAfr1.hap2, whole genome shotgun sequence:
- the C19H22orf31 gene encoding uncharacterized protein C22orf31 homolog — MPGTTSSWEVVKDPLIASSLSLVKLVLRRQLEDKSCPIPHKFEKAKPSKRLKPKDNSTMKAAQQRRVRNSIGSESKQPAGQLGSPRLKRPIGSISESKESSKEKKVTVCQDLEESYAEHVAATQALPWDSGTAAWKGQALLPEVRKRELSEDTLTIHGLPTEGYQALYHAVVEPMLWNPSGTPKRYSLELGKAIKQKLWEALCSQATITEGAQKDQLLGRKQPHVSEEPVPKKMAQVKE, encoded by the exons ATGCCAGGTACCACCTCTTCTTGGGAAGTTGTAAAGGATCCATTAATTGCCAGTTCATTATCCCTGGTGAAGCTTGTACTTAGGCGACAATTGGAGGATAAAAGCTGCCCTATACCGCACAAGTTTGAAAAAGCAAAACCCTCGAAGCGATTAAAGCCCAAGGACAACTCAACGATGAAAGCCGCTCAACAGCGCAGGGTCAGAAACTCCATCGGTTCCGAGAGCAAGCAGCCAGCGGGGCAGCTGGGCTCGCCTAGGCTTAAGAGGCCCATAGGAAGCATCAGTGAG AGTAAAGAAAGTTCAAAGGAGAAAAAAGTAACTGTCTGCCAAGATCTTGAGGAAAGTTATGCTGAACATGTGGCCGCCACCCAAGCGCTACCCTGGGACAGTGGGACAGCAGCCTGGAAGGGCCAGGCATTGCTTCCtgaagtcagaaagagagagttGTCAGAGGACACACTCACCATCCACGGCCTCCCCACAGAGGGTTACCAAGCTCTGTACCATGCTGTGGTTGAGCCAATGCTATGGAATCCCTCAGGGACCCCCAAGAGGTACAGCTTGGAGCTGGGCAAGGCCAttaaacagaagctctgggaagcCCTGTGCAGTCAGGCCACCATCACTGAAGGTGCTCAGAAGGACCAGTTGCTGGGCAGGAAGCAGCCCCATGTCAGTGAGGAGCCTGTGCCAAAAAAAATGGCCCAAGTTAAAGAGTAA